Proteins encoded together in one Hevea brasiliensis isolate MT/VB/25A 57/8 chromosome 16, ASM3005281v1, whole genome shotgun sequence window:
- the LOC110666397 gene encoding uncharacterized protein LOC110666397: MAANLLFSCNLNSIRALYSTIMVDVRPRILNLDQPTTGITCGSRKFSHRLLVVAATEGSANSTKSEESIPSWARPDSDELPPWARDEANGNANANSAKQNFEIPFFVYLLASAITAIAAIGSVFEYVNQKPAFGILNSDNIFYAPLLGFFAFTGIPTSAFLWFKSVQVANKEAEEQDRRDGYL, from the exons ATGGCTGCAAACTTGTTGTTTTCGTGCAATTTAAACTCAATCCGTGCTCTATATTCCACCATAATGGTAGATGTTAGACCGAGGATACTAAATCTGGATCAACCAACCACGGGGATAACTTGTGGAAGCCGCAAATTTTCTCATAGGTTGCTCGTGGTTGCTGCAACTGAAGGTTCTGCAAACTCCACCAAATCTGAGGAATCTATCCCATCTTGGGCTAGACCAGATTCCGATGAGCTTCCTCCTTGGGCCCGGGATGAAGCCAATGGCAACGCCAACGCCAACTCTGCGAAGCAGAATTTCGAGATTCCCTTCTTTGTTTACTTACTTGCCTCAGCAATTACCGCAATTGCTGCT ATAGGTTCTGTGTTTGAGTATGTGAATCAAAAGCCTGCTTTTGGAATTTTGAACTCCGACAACATCTTCTATGCTCCATTGCTCGGATTCTTTGCTTTTACTGGCATCCCCACTTCC GCATTTTTGTGGTTCAAATCTGTTCAAGTTGCTAACAAAGAAGCTGAGGAACAAGACAGGAGAGATGGATATCTTTAA
- the LOC110666396 gene encoding uncharacterized protein LOC110666396, protein MQDPRMLPSGEITNSEPRKKISTSRASLNPFQGNDIREVQHVKGPLKANQKASKRSLKNEGSPMIQQQERSNSDSLPDSSTSGNEYRALRRKYLLLEEESFGLGRELQVVEEEVKTLEDEKLALLDQLVVLEGLIDPWEVHPHGLQLL, encoded by the coding sequence ATGCAAGATCCAAGGATGCTACCTTCAGGGGAAATCACAAACTCCGAGCCACGCAAAAAGATCTCAACCTCTAGAGCTTCCTTGAATCCTTTTCAAGGTAATGACATCAGAGAGGTTCAACACGTAAAGGGGCCTTTAAAAGCAAACCAGAAGGCTTCCAAAAGGAGCTTGAAGAATGAGGGGTCTCCGATGATCCAGCAACAGGAGAGATCAAACTCAGATTCATTGCCCGACTCCTCTACATCAGGGAATGAATATCGTGCTCTCAGAAGGAAGTATTTGCTGTTGGAGGAAGAAAGCTTTGGACTGGGGAGAGAGTTGCAGGTGGTAGAAGAGGAGGTCAAGACTCTTGAAGATGAGAAGCTTGCATTGTTAGACCAGCTGGTTGTGTTAGAAGGTCTAATTGATCCTTGGGAAGTGCATCCTCATGGGTTGCAATTACTGTAA
- the LOC110666430 gene encoding vacuolar iron transporter homolog 2.1-like encodes MTSPQISQTCAEHKVEEADRDNKYHKAKRLQRAQWLRAAILGASDGLISTTSLMLGVGTAEEDGRSMVLSGLAGALAGAFSMAVGEFVSVSTQRDIEKATVSYSGSKDSEHNDLAIKLDITATPPSIDEETRLGETNLTVTPLENIQHGTESIEKASPSVVEPTLPSTVTPGRSPTPTIKLLKEDARGSSGTSHDDNGEEVLITNPYKAAAASALAFLCGSSVPLLPAILLTQNVIRMVVIAVVTSIALALFGSLGAFLGGSAVTTSAVRVLVGGWIAMAITYGLLKPFDSDDKGSNATE; translated from the coding sequence ATGACTTCCCCTCAAATATCACAAACTTGTGCTGAACACAAGGTTGAAGAAGCTGATCGTGATAACAAATATCACAAGGCCAAAAGACTGCAACGAGCTCAATGGCTTCGAGCAGCCATTCTAGGAGCTAGTGATGGTTTGATCTCCACTACGTCACTTATGCTTGGTGTAGGTACAGCAGAGGAAGATGGACGATCCATGGTACTATCTGGACTAGCTGGAGCTCTTGCAGGTGCCTTTAGTATGGCTGTTGGGGAGTTTGTTTCTGTCTCAACACAGAGAGATATTGAAAAGGCTACTGTTTCTTACAGTGGTTCCAAAGATAGCGAGCATAATGATCTTGCGATCAAGCTCGACATCACTGCCACTCCGCCTAGCATTGATGAAGAAACCAGGCTTGGTGAGACTAACTTAACTGTGACCCCCTTGGAAAATATCCAGCACGGCACTGAGTCAATAGAGAAAGCGTCGCCAAGTGTAGTCGAGCCAACTTTGCCTTCTACTGTGACTCCCGGGAGGTCTCCTACTCCTACGATCAAACTTCTTAAAGAAGATGCAAGGGGAAGTTCTGGTACATCGCATGATGATAACGGAGAGGAGGTGCTGATCACAAACCCCTACAAGGCTGCAGCTGCCTCAGCTTTGGCTTTTTTGTGTGGGTCTTCTGTGCCGTTGTTGCCTGCCATTCTTCTTACTCAAAATGTTATTAGGATGGTGGTGATTGCAGTGGTCACATCAATTGCTTTGGCTCTTTTTGGCAGCTTGGGAGCTTTTCTTGGAGGTTCAGCAGTTACGACTTCTGCAGTAAGAGTCCTGGTTGGTGGTTGGATTGCCATGGCAATTACATATGGCTTGCTAAAGCCTTTCGACAGTGACGACAAGGGCAGTAACGCCACAGAATGA